In Amycolatopsis endophytica, the following are encoded in one genomic region:
- a CDS encoding ABC transporter ATP-binding protein, producing MRVKLALATGAEARRWARDLLRVNRREFGIVVGLFGLAAIAGLAGPQILGRLVDLAVAGDRRIDLLALVFVVILVVQAVLKRLARFRAGKLGERVLAETREGFVDRSLRLPLATVEAVGTGDLVSRATTDANRIDFSVRNAIPEISIALITIVLTVAGMLVTSPLLSLGLLVAVPILVCTIRWYVRRAPRIVEEMLDRWSEVQSSLHETTEGARTAEALGLTERRIALGHRALGAAIRGEQRLRGVTVGWIPWLQIAQVTPVAAMLLLGGWAYSEGLAGLGTITTMVVYVQALAGPLEEAMWWVEDLQVSGTALRRVLGVRGSDDRSGSAVPRGQEIVVRDVHYGYSAGREVLHGIDLRVPPGQRLAIVGPSGAGKSTLGRLLAGVAAPGSGSVTIGGAEVSELVEDVLRGEVLLLTQEHHVFAGTLRENLTLPAGSWTDAQLVGALAAVGLGEWFDALPDGLATKLGSGALAVPASVAQQLALARVVLADPHTVVLDEATSLLDTSSARHLERSLSGVLEGRTVIAIAHRLHTAAAADRVAVLESGRITELGTHAELLAANGPYARLVAAAHVG from the coding sequence ATGCGGGTGAAACTGGCGCTCGCGACCGGGGCGGAGGCCCGGCGCTGGGCACGTGACCTGCTGCGCGTGAACCGGCGCGAGTTCGGCATCGTGGTCGGGCTGTTCGGCCTGGCCGCGATCGCCGGGCTCGCCGGACCGCAGATCCTCGGCAGGCTGGTCGACCTCGCGGTGGCGGGCGACCGCCGGATCGACCTGCTCGCGCTGGTGTTCGTCGTGATCCTCGTGGTGCAGGCGGTGCTCAAGCGGCTCGCGCGGTTCCGCGCCGGGAAGCTCGGCGAGCGGGTGCTCGCCGAGACGCGCGAGGGCTTCGTCGACCGGTCGCTGCGGCTGCCGCTGGCCACGGTCGAGGCGGTCGGCACGGGTGATCTGGTCAGCCGCGCGACCACGGACGCGAACCGGATCGACTTCTCGGTCCGCAACGCGATCCCGGAGATTTCGATCGCGCTGATCACGATCGTGCTGACGGTGGCGGGGATGCTCGTCACCTCGCCGCTGCTGTCGCTCGGGCTGCTGGTCGCGGTGCCGATCCTGGTGTGCACGATCCGCTGGTACGTCCGGCGCGCGCCGCGGATCGTCGAGGAGATGCTCGACCGGTGGTCGGAGGTGCAGTCGAGCCTGCACGAGACCACGGAGGGCGCGCGCACGGCGGAGGCGCTCGGGCTGACCGAGCGCCGCATCGCGCTGGGGCACCGTGCGCTGGGCGCGGCCATCCGCGGTGAGCAGCGGCTGCGTGGCGTGACGGTCGGCTGGATCCCGTGGCTGCAGATCGCGCAGGTCACGCCGGTGGCGGCGATGCTGCTGCTCGGTGGCTGGGCCTACAGCGAGGGGCTGGCCGGGCTGGGCACGATCACCACGATGGTGGTCTACGTGCAGGCGCTGGCGGGGCCGCTCGAAGAGGCGATGTGGTGGGTCGAGGACCTGCAGGTGTCCGGCACGGCGCTGCGGCGGGTGCTGGGAGTCCGGGGTTCGGACGACCGGTCCGGGTCGGCGGTGCCGCGCGGTCAGGAGATCGTGGTGCGGGACGTGCACTACGGCTACTCGGCTGGGCGCGAGGTGCTGCACGGCATCGACCTGCGCGTGCCGCCGGGCCAGCGGCTCGCGATCGTCGGTCCCTCCGGCGCGGGCAAGTCGACGCTCGGCCGGCTGCTCGCCGGGGTGGCCGCGCCCGGTTCGGGTTCGGTGACGATCGGCGGGGCGGAGGTGTCCGAGCTGGTCGAGGACGTGCTGCGCGGCGAGGTGCTGTTGCTCACGCAGGAGCACCACGTGTTCGCCGGGACGCTGCGGGAGAACCTGACGTTGCCCGCGGGCTCGTGGACGGACGCGCAGTTGGTGGGCGCGCTGGCGGCGGTGGGTCTCGGCGAGTGGTTCGACGCCCTGCCGGACGGCCTGGCGACGAAGCTCGGCTCGGGCGCGCTGGCGGTACCGGCTTCGGTGGCGCAGCAGCTCGCCCTGGCCCGCGTGGTGCTGGCCGACCCGCACACCGTGGTGCTCGACGAGGCGACGTCACTGCTGGACACCTCGTCGGCGCGCCACCTGGAGCGTTCGCTGAGTGGCGTGCTGGAAGGCCGGACGGTGATCGCGATCGCGCACCGCCTGCACACCGCGGCGGCGGCCGACCGGGTCGCGGTGCTGGAGTCCGGGCGGATCACCGAACTCGGCACCCACGCCGAACTGCTGGCCGCGAACGGCCCGTACGCCCGCCTCGTCGCCGCCGCCCACGTCGGCTGA
- the purQ gene encoding phosphoribosylformylglycinamidine synthase subunit PurQ, whose translation MKIGVITFPGTLDDVDAVRAARYADAEAVSLWHADSDLHGVDAVIVPGGFSYGDYLRCGAIARFAPVMSSVIEAAKGGMPVLGICNGFQILCEAGLLPGALVRNKKLHFVCRDQWLRVENNTTAWTTRFEPGAEVLIPLKSGEGGYVADQSTLDELEGEGRVVFRYVGENPNGSRDDIAGVCSANGRVVGLMPHPEHAIDALTGPSDDGLGLFYSVMDSLVSA comes from the coding sequence GTGAAGATCGGTGTCATCACCTTCCCCGGCACGCTGGACGACGTCGACGCGGTCCGCGCCGCGCGCTACGCCGACGCGGAGGCGGTGTCGCTGTGGCACGCGGACTCGGACCTGCACGGCGTCGACGCGGTGATCGTGCCCGGCGGGTTCTCCTACGGCGACTACCTCCGTTGCGGCGCGATCGCCCGCTTCGCGCCGGTCATGTCGTCGGTCATCGAGGCGGCCAAGGGCGGCATGCCGGTGCTCGGCATCTGCAACGGGTTCCAGATCCTGTGCGAGGCCGGGCTGCTGCCGGGCGCGCTGGTGCGGAACAAGAAGCTGCACTTCGTGTGCCGCGACCAGTGGCTGCGGGTGGAGAACAACACGACGGCGTGGACGACCCGCTTCGAGCCGGGCGCCGAGGTGCTGATCCCGCTGAAGTCCGGCGAGGGCGGCTACGTCGCGGACCAGTCCACTCTGGACGAGCTGGAGGGCGAGGGCCGCGTGGTGTTCCGCTACGTCGGCGAGAACCCGAACGGTTCGCGTGACGACATCGCGGGCGTCTGCAGCGCCAACGGCCGCGTCGTCGGCCTGATGCCGCACCCCGAGCACGCGATCGACGCGCTGACCGGCCCCAGCGACGACGGCCTCGGCCTGTTCTACAGCGTGATGGACAGCCTGGTCAGCGCCTGA
- the purS gene encoding phosphoribosylformylglycinamidine synthase subunit PurS — MARVVVDVMPKPEILDPQGQAVAGALPRLGFTGVTEVRQGKHFELEVDDSVDDETLAKIAEGFLANPVIEEWTVRRLS, encoded by the coding sequence GTGGCCCGTGTGGTGGTTGACGTCATGCCCAAGCCCGAGATCCTCGACCCGCAAGGTCAGGCCGTCGCCGGCGCGCTGCCGCGGCTCGGCTTCACCGGGGTCACCGAGGTGCGCCAGGGCAAGCACTTCGAGCTGGAGGTCGACGATTCGGTCGACGACGAAACGCTCGCCAAGATCGCCGAAGGCTTCCTGGCCAACCCGGTGATCGAAGAATGGACCGTGCGGAGGCTCTCGTGA
- a CDS encoding MFS transporter yields the protein MPPATLPTKILRRITLRLLPFLGLLYVIAYVDRSNVGFAKLTLQSELGLSATVYTLGQVFFFVAYALLEVPSNLALHRFGANRWLARIMLTWGLVTVATALVSTTWQFYLARFALGAAEAGFFPGVIYYLTRWFPESHRGKAIGLFMLAGPVSFIIGNPAMGALNDLHGVLGLDGWQWIFVATGVPAVLLTPVVLWVLPKAPETARWLTDDERTWLTGELRREAEAAGVQPHSPWAVLRDRRVLAMAVFFLCFPLATYGLAFWLPTIVKGFGDLSGFGVGAVSAIPYVCVMVGLLVVPRLARRREAPFGWLALMLGFSIAGFVVAATAGAPWLQMAGLCVASIGGYAAQPVMWGLVPRFLAGATAAAGIAAINGIGNLGGGFGPMGIAAIVDATGSATTGLYFLIAVSVLGLFGTYGLRRVLRRRTAAAKLPSSLT from the coding sequence GTGCCCCCAGCCACGCTGCCCACGAAAATCCTGCGCAGAATCACCCTCCGGCTGCTGCCCTTCCTCGGGCTGCTGTACGTGATCGCCTACGTCGACCGCTCCAACGTCGGCTTCGCGAAACTGACCCTGCAATCCGAACTCGGCCTCTCGGCGACCGTCTACACGCTCGGCCAGGTCTTCTTCTTCGTCGCCTACGCGCTGCTGGAGGTGCCGAGCAACCTCGCGCTGCACCGCTTCGGCGCGAACCGCTGGCTCGCGCGGATCATGCTCACCTGGGGTCTGGTCACCGTCGCGACCGCGCTGGTGTCCACGACCTGGCAGTTTTACCTGGCCCGCTTCGCGCTCGGCGCGGCCGAGGCCGGGTTCTTCCCCGGCGTCATCTACTACCTGACCCGCTGGTTCCCGGAGAGCCACCGCGGGAAGGCGATCGGACTGTTCATGCTGGCCGGACCGGTGTCGTTCATCATCGGCAACCCGGCCATGGGTGCGCTGAACGATCTGCACGGCGTCCTCGGCCTGGACGGCTGGCAGTGGATCTTCGTCGCGACCGGGGTGCCCGCCGTGCTGCTGACGCCGGTCGTGCTGTGGGTCCTGCCGAAGGCGCCCGAAACCGCCCGGTGGCTCACCGACGACGAGCGCACCTGGCTGACCGGCGAGCTGCGCCGCGAAGCCGAGGCCGCCGGTGTCCAGCCGCACAGCCCGTGGGCCGTGCTCCGGGACCGGCGGGTGCTGGCGATGGCGGTGTTCTTCCTGTGCTTCCCGCTGGCCACCTACGGTCTGGCGTTCTGGCTGCCGACAATCGTCAAGGGCTTCGGCGACCTGTCCGGTTTCGGCGTGGGTGCGGTGTCGGCGATCCCGTACGTGTGCGTCATGGTCGGTCTTCTCGTGGTGCCACGACTGGCCCGGCGGCGCGAAGCACCGTTCGGATGGCTCGCGCTGATGCTGGGCTTCTCGATCGCCGGTTTCGTGGTGGCCGCGACCGCGGGCGCGCCGTGGCTGCAGATGGCCGGGTTGTGCGTGGCGTCGATCGGGGGTTACGCGGCCCAGCCGGTGATGTGGGGCCTGGTGCCGAGGTTCCTCGCCGGGGCGACGGCGGCCGCCGGAATCGCCGCGATCAACGGCATCGGCAACCTCGGTGGCGGCTTCGGGCCGATGGGCATCGCGGCGATCGTGGACGCGACCGGATCGGCGACGACCGGGTTGTACTTCCTGATCGCGGTGTCCGTGCTCGGCCTGTTCGGCACCTACGGTCTGCGCCGCGTGCTGCGCCGCCGCACGGCCGCCGCAAAGTTACCGTCATCACTCACGTAG
- a CDS encoding U32 family peptidase, with protein sequence MDRTRDFLRTLGLPPGDLAELPASTKRFPDGAQYRVEIPSVEGPEALEAVHAEADARGVVVHRVSQGSGGMLLTRAELASIAGFARASGVEVSLFARPVAAWDTGAASVASGGGPFAAQARGAEQLVHVLEDIRRSAEAGIRSVLVTDLGVLTVADRMRAAGELPGDLRFKVSVQMGLANPASIRLAEQAGATTYNVPTDLSLAQLAAIRAAVDLPLDVYVEAPDDLGGFVRHFEIAEIVRVAAPVYLKFGLRNAPNIYPSGTHLTPTAVALARERVRRAEIGLELLRRHAPESVGSTLPAADLAVPVPVEGVLPV encoded by the coding sequence GTGGACAGAACCCGCGACTTCCTGCGCACCCTCGGCCTGCCGCCCGGCGACCTGGCGGAGCTGCCCGCCAGCACCAAGCGGTTCCCCGACGGCGCGCAGTACCGGGTCGAGATCCCGAGCGTGGAAGGACCGGAGGCGCTGGAGGCCGTGCACGCCGAGGCCGACGCGCGCGGGGTGGTCGTGCACCGCGTCTCCCAGGGCAGCGGCGGCATGCTGCTCACGCGGGCGGAACTGGCCTCGATCGCCGGGTTCGCGCGGGCGAGCGGCGTCGAAGTGAGTCTGTTCGCGCGGCCGGTCGCGGCGTGGGACACCGGTGCCGCGTCGGTCGCCTCCGGCGGCGGTCCGTTCGCCGCACAGGCGCGGGGCGCCGAGCAGCTGGTCCACGTGCTCGAAGACATCCGGCGCAGCGCCGAGGCCGGCATCCGCAGCGTGCTGGTCACGGACCTGGGCGTGCTGACCGTCGCCGACCGCATGCGCGCCGCCGGTGAACTGCCGGGCGACCTGCGGTTCAAGGTCAGCGTCCAGATGGGACTGGCCAACCCGGCGTCCATCCGGCTCGCCGAACAGGCGGGCGCCACCACCTACAACGTGCCGACGGACCTGAGCCTCGCCCAGCTCGCCGCGATCCGGGCCGCGGTCGACCTGCCGCTGGACGTCTACGTCGAGGCGCCGGACGACCTCGGCGGATTCGTCCGGCACTTCGAGATCGCCGAGATCGTGCGGGTCGCCGCGCCCGTCTACCTCAAGTTCGGCCTGCGCAACGCGCCGAACATCTACCCCAGCGGCACGCATCTCACGCCGACCGCGGTGGCGCTGGCGCGGGAACGGGTCCGCCGCGCCGAAATCGGCCTCGAACTGCTTCGCAGGCACGCCCCGGAATCCGTGGGCTCGACGCTGCCCGCCGCGGATCTCGCCGTGCCGGTTCCGGTGGAAGGCGTGCTGCCGGTCTAG
- a CDS encoding IclR family transcriptional regulator: MPRLVPAVLRAADILELFLDEQARLSATEIAERLGLPRSTTHELLTTLVTRRYLDRQPGDETVFRLGPKVLELGARYQQRLEFGVEADAVARQVAARCGETVHVAVLDGLEVVYVSKVDSTHSVRLISAVGRRLPANCTAVGKVLLAGLSREEVSRRLKGHKLAGLTEHSVTTRPELLAQLDAVRVTGIAHENSESNPDAGCVAAPVADSRGDWVAAMSISIPTSRHAAESWRTWEKLVRQGAADLSHRLGGRAPAF, encoded by the coding sequence ATGCCCCGTCTCGTACCGGCCGTGCTCCGGGCCGCGGACATCCTGGAGCTGTTCCTCGACGAGCAGGCCCGGCTGTCGGCGACCGAGATCGCCGAGCGCCTCGGCCTGCCCCGCTCCACCACGCACGAGCTGCTGACCACGCTCGTCACCCGCCGGTACCTGGACCGCCAGCCCGGCGACGAGACGGTGTTCCGGCTCGGGCCGAAGGTGCTCGAACTCGGGGCACGGTACCAGCAGCGGCTGGAGTTCGGCGTCGAAGCGGACGCGGTGGCCCGCCAGGTCGCGGCGCGGTGCGGCGAGACCGTGCACGTCGCGGTGCTCGACGGGCTCGAGGTCGTCTACGTGTCCAAAGTAGATTCCACGCACTCGGTGCGGCTCATTTCGGCGGTCGGGCGCCGGTTGCCCGCCAACTGCACCGCGGTGGGCAAGGTCCTGCTCGCGGGGTTGTCGCGGGAGGAGGTCAGCCGTCGGCTCAAGGGGCACAAGCTGGCCGGGCTCACCGAGCACAGCGTCACCACGCGACCCGAACTGCTCGCGCAGCTGGACGCGGTCCGGGTGACCGGAATCGCGCACGAGAACAGTGAGTCCAATCCGGACGCCGGCTGCGTGGCGGCCCCGGTCGCCGACTCACGGGGCGACTGGGTCGCGGCGATGAGCATCTCGATCCCGACCTCGCGCCACGCCGCGGAGTCCTGGCGCACGTGGGAAAAACTGGTCCGGCAGGGCGCGGCCGATCTGTCCCACCGGCTGGGCGGCCGAGCCCCCGCGTTCTAG